One Bradysia coprophila strain Holo2 chromosome IV unlocalized genomic scaffold, BU_Bcop_v1 contig_144, whole genome shotgun sequence DNA window includes the following coding sequences:
- the LOC119071127 gene encoding protein 4.1 homolog isoform X3, translating into MPAESIKSDPPGSEAKSLPKKKPVVSGRAALAKITLLDGSVLDVSIDRKAKGKDLMNSICAGLNILEKDYFGLLYNTAVDPRVWLDLDKPVTKFFKTDPWVLTFAVKFYPPEPAQLQEDITRYHLCLQVRNDILDGRLPSTFVTHALLGSYLVQSELGDYDPNEHRDRGYLKEFKFAPNQSPELEEKVLDLHKTHKGQTPAEAELHYLENAKKLAMYGIDLHPAKDSEGVDILLGVCASGLVVYREKLRINRFAWPKILKISYKRHNFYIKIRPGEFEQYESTIGFKLADHRSAKKLWKACVEHHTFFRLMTPENTEKSGLFPKLGSKFRYSGRTMYQTNKTPVDRPAPLFERSLTGKRLTSRSMDALALEKEKEKNANKRHTLSNPPDHIPDLDSPRQSRSPLKKDKKEKLKRESSTGTASQSSQSSIEGEYETAGTNLNEQKPTGGIAVLPTGKKSKSKEAVNGNETDPNDTLNTSDEKSPPGKRKGGIFSSGRKSPKDKSPKDKKGDKNIAVAVAEQPTNEDLKQQQQYSPTGHTKPYEYTDQDPNTSPTRRTYIPGGFRYDEDPNVRNRDSETSQLSPNSQARRATGLAFNYAPGEDDKLKEQAEKRKAGELSPRSKAKLGADGAGDKGAKSYSPNSKPGATPGTPGSYKPLTDGKPDQTTSFLDGERAAAHVPTEPKKKRVKILVIVSKFDPKTKRIDAGNGQIEHSTGILDTETGKIESKYGVIDPKKGTVEAVDTRSGQVATFAGTVDAKSGNLHLTSGVVDPNTGKTDDSLGQIICIAPNDNPVVEITAITGKIDSGKIDTVNGDIERSRGVLNVKTGFIDTKYGQINVKTGEVKTIDPKSGKSITRPAKLDKTTGHILINGVIDPKTQKLDNDYGHLIAIGSQIDPVVEVTALSGKLDKKGIIDPKTLTIENSTGQVDPNSGKIDTKYGQFNLVKHTLVTTDPKSGKTETKDIKIDPTTGQIVVKSGVVNPKTGKVDKDYGQIISLKIVNKLLDPATGKVVSSAEGKDIIIDPKNNQIWIAGKKDPKSGETIYSSSHVDPKGYVSLIHGYLNPKTSEVDKQVKLDPNLTKIEPISGQVLTSTGEEDSVTREPLFAVSRFDPDTEDVVTTISKVDPQTGRITIVYLTPLLKKEAPASSESSATPKPADNKSASTPQQPKSAAKPVSTPTPPPVTQSQQQQQQPKRVATAGDAFIPVPAGTAVKENPLIEIVAVIGKADPKTNKIDAKTAEIERTRGLLNIDTGFIDTKYGQINPQTGEVRDIDYKTGNVSSTKKANVDPFTGQITIKGVVDKNGKLDPSLSQQLTFGTEVDPVVEVTSICGKYDAKKGVIDPKTATVEQSVGNINKEDFKIGTNYGTFDLLNNTVEFKNPKTNKLEKKEAKVDPITGQIILRNEVNPKSGKPEKDFGRIVSLRIVNKKIDPRTGSAVASSIETKDIIVDPKTNQLWVPDGVDPVTKNTIYTSTQVDPKGFIITLYGYLNPKTNNIEKITSIESNITKVDPISGQVFTLVPGETDPASGQPLYATSQIDNESGEIYTKVGKIDPKTGKLVLIRIILLTRKDAQGRPQEVDPESCDIDQVTGRIRNIFNKTVYVYNMIDPVTGEIVQVDPDDPRMAGARTTVTQTMTLSGKIDPNTGRIITEYGHIDPETGDIDPTTAVIDPVTGKLILNYAQIDPSHFGKEVQVTKETVPITRDQFYDGIKHMGKNALRRDSEASSDDDVAQYGTDVSGPEGTKLGKFVSTPTVVKTTTKQVLTKNEDGVTHNVEEEVRNLGTGEVMFSTQEHKADAPVDDSAGAYVTATAVTTRTATTHEDIGKNAKTQQLEEKTVATTTTHNLNRQEQRVVTQEVKTTATVTSGEQDDLNTTTTIDPNHVVLGENSAGYTADGEIISSQTVSSKTRTVETITYKTERDGIVETRVEQKITIQSDGDPIDHDKALAEAIQEATAMNPDMTVEKIEIQQQTQQ; encoded by the exons ATGCCCGCCGAATCTATTAAATCAGATCCGCCCGGATCTGAAGCTAAAAGCCTGCCGAAAAAGAAACCTGTAGTTTCCGGACGAGCAGCATTGGCTAAAATCACATTATTAGACGGTTCGGTCTTAGATGTTTCAATCGAC AGAAAAGCAAAAGGAAAGGATCTAATGAATTCCATTTGTGCTGGCTTGAACATTTTAGAAAAAGATTATTTTGGATTGTTATACAATACAGCAGTAGATCCACGAGTTTGGTTGGATTTAGACAAGCcagttacaaaatttttcaaaactgaTCCTTGGGTGTTAACATTTGCAGTCAAATTTTATCCACCCGAACCAGCTCAACTGCAGGAAGACATCACACGATATCATCTGTGTCTACAG GTTCGCAACGACATATTAGATGGTCGATTACCGTCCACCTTCGTAACACATGCATTACTCGGTTCGTATTTGGTACAATCCGAGCTTGGTGACTATGATCCGAACGAGCACCGAGATCGAGGTTACTTGAAAGAATTCAAATTCGCTCCGAATCAGTCACCCGAATTGGAAGAGAAAGTGTTGGATTTGCATAAAACACACAAAGGCCAAACACCAGCAGAGGCCGAACTCCATTATTTAGAAAATGCTAAGAAGTTAGCAATGTATGGAATCGATTTGCATCCAGCAAAAGATTCAGAAGGAGTTGACATATTGCTGGGTGTTTGTGCGTCGGGATTAGTTGTTTATCGGGAGAA ACTGCGAATAAATCGCTTTGCCTGGCCGAAAATCTTGAAGATTTCCTACAAACGTCACAATTTCTACATCAAAATCAGACCGGGAGAATTCGAGCAGTACGAGTCGACAATTGGATTCAAATTGGCTGATCATCGAAGTGctaaaaaattgtggaaagcCTGCGTTGAACATCACACGTTCTTCAGACTGATGACTCCCGAAAATACGGAAAAATCCGGTTTGTTCCCGAAATTGGGCTCCAAATTCCGCTACTCCGGAAGGACCATGTATCAAACGAATAAAACACCGGTCGATCGACCAGCACCGCTATTCGAGAGAAGTTTGACCGGTAAACGGTTGACCAGTCGTAGCATGGATG CATTAGCGTTGGAAaaagagaaagagaaaaaCGCCAACAAACGACACACTCTGTCGAATCCACCCGATCATATTCCTGACTTAGATTCTCCAAGACAGTCGCGCAGTCCACTCAAGAAGGACAAAAAAGAGAAG CTGAAGCGAGAATCAAGTACTGGTACAGCTTCACAGTCATCTCAGAGTTCTATTGAGGGTGAATATGAAACAGCTGGAACTAATTTGAATGAGCAG AAACCTACTGGTGGCATTGCTGTTCTACCAACTGGAAAGAAATCTAAATCAAAGGAAGCCGTAAACG GAAATGAAACTGAtccgaatgacactttgaatACGTCCGATGAAAAATCACCACCTGGAAAGAGAAAG GGTGGTATTTTCTCATCCGGCCGAAAATCGCCAAAAGACAAATCACCGAAAGACAAGAAAGGCGATAAAAATATTGCTGTGGCAGTTGCTGAACAACCAACGAATGAAGATTtgaaacaacaacagcaatatTCGCCCACTGGTCACACAAAACCATACGAATACACCGATCAAGATCCCAACACTAGCCCGACTCGACGTACATACATACCGGGAGGATTCCGTTACGACGAAGATCCAAATGTCAGAAATCGTGACTCGGAGACGAGCCAATTGAGTCCAAATTCGCAAGCCAGACGAGCTACTGGTCTGGCCTTCAATTATGCTCCCGGCGaagatgataaattgaaagaacaaGCCGAGAAGAGAAAAGCGGGTGAATTGTCACCGAGAAGCAAAGCGAAATTAGGTGCAGACGGTGCAGGCGATAAAGGTGCTAAGTCATATTCGCCTAATTCAAAGCCTGGGGCTACTCCAGGAACTCCTGGTTCGTACAAACCATTGACCGACGGAAAACCAGATCAAACAACCTCATTTTTGGACGGAGAACGAGCTGCGGCGCATGTCCCAACCGAACCGAAGAAGAAACGTGTCAAGATTTTGGTTATTGTGTCGAAATTCGATCCAAAAACTAAACGAATTGATGCTGGAAATGGTCAAATTGAGCATTCAACAGGTATCTTAGATACCGAGACCGGTAAAATCGAATCGAAGTATGGTGTCATTGATCCGAAGAAGGGTACCGTTGAGGCGGTGGACACACGATCGGGACAAGTAGCGACATTCGCAGGAACTGTGGATGCTAAATCTGGAAATTTGCACTTAACCAGTGGTGTTGTTGATCCTAACACTGGAAAAACGGATGATAGTTTGGGACAAATTATTTGCATAGCTCCAAACGATAACCCTGTGGTGGAAATCACCGCCATTACGGGCAAAATTGATTCCGGTAAGATCGATACTGTCAATGGAGATATTGAACGATCTCGTGGTGTGTTGAACGTCAAAACTGGCTTTATCGACACTAAGTATGGTCAAATCAATGTAAAAACGGGTGAAGTGAAGACTATTGATCCGAAGTCTGGTAAATCAATCACCAGACCGGCTAAGCTCGACAAAACAACGGGTCACATTTTGATAAATGGCGTTATTGACCCTAAGACTCAGAAATTGGATAATGACTACGGCCATTTGATCGCCATTGGCTCGCAGATCGATCCTGTCGTAGAGGTCACAGCATTATCGGGTAAATTGGACAAGAAAGGCATAATCGATCCGAAAACATTGACCATCGAAAATTCCACTGGTCAGGTTGATCCAAATAGTGGAAAGATCGACACTAAATACGGGCAATTTAACTTGGTGAAGCACACACTTGTGACCACCGACCCCAAATCAGGAAAAACCGAAACCAAGGACATTAAAATTGATCCGACAACTGGCCAAATCGTTGTCAAATCGGGTGTTGTTAATCCAAAAACTGGAAAAGTTGACAAAGACTACGGTCAGATTATTTCTTTGAAGATTGTCAACAAGCTTCTCGATCCCGCCACGGGTAAAGTTGTGTCATCTGCCGAAGGAAAGGATATCATCATCGATCCCAAGAACAATCAAATTTGGATAGCAGGAAAGAAAGACCCGAAGTCTGGTGAAACCATCTACTCTTCGAGTCATGTCGACCCGAAAGGCTATGTCTCATTGATTCATGGCTATTTGAATCCAAAAACATCGGAAGTGGATAAACAAGTTAAGTTAGACCCAAATCTAACGAAAATTGAGCCAATTTCCGGACAAGTACTCACTTCGACCGGTGAAGAAGATTCCGTTACACGTGAACCACTGTTCGCTGTAAGTCGTTTCGATCCAGACACAGAAGATGTTGTAACCACGATTTCAAAGGTAGACCCTCAGACTGGTCGCATAACCATTGTTTACCTGACTCCGTTGCTTAAAAAGGAAGCCCCTGCTTCATCTGAAAGCAGCGCCACACCAAAACCAGCAGATAATAAGTCAGCATCAACGCCACAACAGCCAAAGTCTGCGGCGAAACCAGTGTCAACACCGACACCTCCACCAGTTACACAATctcaacaacagcagcaacaaccAAAACGTGTTGCAACTGCAGGAGATGCATTTATTCCAGTACCAGCCGGTACAGCTGTTAAGGAAAATCCTCTCATTGAAATCGTCGCTGTTATTGGCAAAGCGGATCcgaaaactaacaaaattgaTGCAAAAACAGCCGAAATTGAACGAACGCGAGGTCTCTTAAACATCGACACGGGTTTCATCGATACTAAA TACGGTCAGATCAACCCGCAAACAGGCGAGGTGCGTGACATCGATTACAAAACTGGCAATGTCTCATCAACCAAAAAAGCAAACGTTGATCCATTCACCGGCCAGATAACCATCAAAGGCGTCGTcgacaaaaatggaaaactcgATCCTAGCCTTTCGCAACAGTTGACATTTGGAACGGAAGTCGATCCAGTGGTTGAAGTCACAAGCATATGCGGCAAATACGATGCCAAAAAGGGTGTAATTGATCCGAAAACCGCTACCGTTGAACAGAGCGTTGGAAATATCAATAAGGAAGACTTCAAAATTGGCACAAACTACGGCACGTTTGATTTGCTTAACAACACCGTTGAATTTAAGAATCCGAAAACGAATAAATTGGAGAAAAAAGAAGCAAAGGTTGATCCGATCACCGGGCAAATAATCCTGCGCAACGAAGTAAATCCGAAGTCAGGAAAACCAGAGAAAGACTTTGGTCGCATTGTGTCATTACGAATTGTGAACAAAAAGATTGATCCTCGCACGGGAAGTGCAGTCGCTAGTTCGATTGAAACGAAAGACATTATCGTTGACCCTAAAACGAATCAATTATGGGTGCCAGATGGTGTTGATCCGGTAACTAAGAACACAATCTACACAAGCACACAGGTGGACCCGAAGGGCTTTATCATCACCTTGTACGGTTACCTCAACCCGAAAACGaataacattgaaaaaatCACATCAATCGAATCGAACATAACTAAAGTCGACCCAATCTCGGGACAAGTATTCACCTTAGTACCCGGCGAAACCGACCCCGCTTCCGGTCAACCACTGTATGCAACTTCCCAAATCGATAACGAGAGTGGCGAGATTTATACAAAA GTTGGAAAAATCGACCCGAAAACCGGAAAATTGGTCTTGATACGGATAATTCTATTGACGCGAAAGGATGCACAAGGACGACCCCAAGAAGTGGATCCTGAGAGCTGTGATATCGATCAAGTTACGGGCCGcattcgaaacattttcaacaaaaccGTCTACGTCTACAATATGATTGATCCTGTGACGGGAGAAATCGTTCAGGTTGATCCTGACGATCCTCGCATGGCAGGTGCTCGTACCACAGTAACTCAAACCATGACCTTGAGCGGCAAAATTGACCCCAACACGGGCCGAATTATAACCGAGTACGGTCACATTGACCCCGAAACAGGCGACATCGATCCCACAACAGCGGTCATTGACCCCGTGACGGGAAAACTCATCTTGAATTATGCACAAATCGATCCGAGTCACTTCGGAAAGGAGGTTCAGGTGACAAAAGAGACTGTACCGATAACGCGCGACCAATTTTACGATGGCATTAAGCATATGGGCAAAAATGCACTCCGACGGGACTCGGAGGCTAGTTCCGATGATGATGTCGCACAGTATGGCACCGATGTCAGCGGCCCCGAAGGTACAAAGTTAGGAAAGTTTGTCAGTACGCCAACGGTGGTgaagacaacaacaaaacaggtTTTGACCAAGAACGAGGATGGCGTTACGCACAATGTGGAAGAGGAAGTCAGAAATTTAGGAACCGGTGAAGTTATGTTCTCAACGCAGGAACACAAG GCTGATGCACCAGTCGATGATTCCGCTGGTGCATATGTGACAGCAACGGCTGTCACAACCAGAACGGCAACGACACATGAAGACATAGGTAAAAATGCAAAGACACAACAATTGGAAGAGAAAACCGTTGCGACTACAACCACACATAATCTAAATCGTCAAGAACAGCGTGTTGTAACTCAAGAAGTGAAGACAACCGCAACCGTTACTAGTGGTGAACAG GACGATTTAAACACAACGACAACGATTGATCCGAACCATGTGGTACTCGGGGAAAATAGTGCGGGATACACAGCCGatggtgaaattatttcatcaCAAACAGTCAGCAGCAAAACGCGTACTGTTGAAACTATAACG TACAAAACTGAACGAGATGGTATAGTCGAAACTCGAGTAGAGCAGAAAATTACAATTCAGTCAGATGGAGATCCAATCGACCATGACAAAGCATTGGCTGAAGCTATTCAA GAAGCTACAGCCATGAATCCAGATATGACTGTGGAGAAGATTGAAATTCAGCAACAAACCCAACAATAA